The window ACGGGCGACGGCTCCGGCGGGGACACCGGCGGGGGACCGGACGGCGCCGGCCCGGACCGCCCGGCACCGCCCGGCGCGGGGCCGGGCGCCGCCCGTACCCCCGATGCGGGTGCGGGACCGGCCACGGCGGCGGCGCCCCCGGCTCCGCGCGCCCCGGGCCCGGCGACCGGGGCGGCCGGACCGACGGCCGCAACCGGCGCGGGGGAGCGCGCGCCGGCCGGCCTGGCATCGACCGAGGTCACCGCCGGCTGAGGCGCGGGCGGGACGTCCCGCAGCCCGCTCCGGGTGCGCCCGGCGGGTGGGCCGGGAGAGGTGTTACCGTGGAATCCCGTGGATCGCGTGATCACTTGGCTGATCGGCACGGCGGTCTGCACGACCGCGACGGACGACACGGGAGCAGGCCTTGGCCCCTTCAGCACGGACGACCAGGCACATTTTCGTCACCGGGGGAGTCGCCTCCTCGCTGGGTAAGGGCCTCACCGCCTCCAGCCTCGGCAACCTGCTCACCGCGCGCGGCCTGCGCGTGGTCATGCAGAAGCTCGACCCCTACCTCAACGTCGACCCGGGGACGATGAACCCGTTCCAGCACGGCGAGGTCTTCGTCACCGAGGACGGCGCCGAGACCGACCTTGACGTCGGGCACTACGAGCGGTTCCTGGACCGGGCGCTCTCCGGCAAGGCGAACGTCACCACCGGGCAGATCTACTCGGAGGTGATCGCCAAGGAGCGGCGCGGCGAGTACCTGGGCGACACCGTCCAGGTCATCCCGCACATCACCAACGAGATCAAGTCGCGGATCCTGGCGATGGCCGACCCGGACGACGACGGCCAGGTTCCGGACGTGGTGATCACCGAGGTCGGCGGCACCGTCGGCGACATCGAGTCGCTGCCGTTCCTGGAGTCGATCCGCCAGGTCCGCCACGACCTGGGCCGCGACAACTGCTTCTACCTGCACGTCTCGCTGGTGCCGTACCTGGCGCCGTCGGGCGAGCTGAAGACGAAGCCGACCCAGCACTCGGTGGCCCAGCTGCGCAGCATCGGCATCCAGCCCGACGCGCTGGTGCTGCGCTGCGACCGGGAGATCCCCGACAAGGTCAAGCAGAAGCTGTCGCTCTACTGCGACGTCGACCGCGAGGCCGTCACCGCCGCCCCGGACGCGCCGAGCATCTACGACATCCCGAAGGTGCTGCACCGCGAGGGCCTCGACGCGTACGTGGTGCGCCGGCTCGGCCTCTCCTTCCGGGACGTCGACTGGGCCAGCTGGGACGACCTGCTGGACCGGGTGCACCAGCCCCGGCACACCGTCACCGTCGCCGTGGTCGGCAAGTACGTCGACCTGCCCGACGCGTACCTGTCGGTCAGCGAGGCGATCCGGGCCGCCGGCTTCGGCCACCGGTCCCGGGTGCAGCTGCGCTGGGTGCCCAGCGACGAGTGCGTCACCCCGTCCGGCGCGGCAGCCGCCCTGGCCGGCGTCGACGGCATCGTCATCCCCGGCGGCTTCGGGGTGCGCGGCATCGAGGGCAAGATCGGCACCGCCCGGTACGCCCGGGAGAACGGCATCCCGCTGCTCGGCCTCTGCCTCGGCCTGCAGTGCATGACCATCGACGTGGCCCGGCACCTGGCCGGCCTCGACGGCGCCAACTCGCTGGAGTTCGACGAGGAGGCCGCGCACCCGGTCATCGCCACCATGGCCGACCAGGAGGACATCGTGGCCGGCAGGGGCGACCTGGGCGGCACCATGCGGCTGGGCGCGTACCCGGCGGCGCTCGCCGAGGGCTCGCTGGTCGCCGAGGCGTACGGCAGCACCGAGGTCAGCGAGCGGCACCGGCACCGGTACGAGGTGAACAACGCCTACCGCGACGCGCTGACCAAGGCGGGCCTGCACATCTCCGGCACCTCGCCCGACGGGCGGCTGGTCGAGTTCATCGAGTTGGACCGGGACCTGCACCCGTTCTTCGTGGCCACCCAGGCGCACCCGGAGCTGAAGAGCCGGCCGACCCGGCCGCACCCGCTGTTCGCCTCCTTCGTGAAGGCGGCGGTGGCCTACTCGGAGGCCGACCAGCTCCCCGTCGACCTGGAGGCCGCCGAGAGCGCGGCGGCGCAGAACGCCGCCCGCAACGGTGGCGCCGCCGCGAAGGCGACGTCGGCCTCGTGAGCGAGCGTAGCGAGCGAACCATCGGGCACCGCAGCGCGGCGCCTCGCGCCGCTGGCACGCGAAGCGGGGCGGCGGCGTGAGCGAGCGGGGCACCGGGCCCGACAGCGGCGTGCGCGCCGTCGAGCACCGCTACGAGGTGCGCTCGCGCACCGAGCGCTACCGGGGTCGGATCTTCGACGTGGTCAGCGAGGAGGTGACCATGCCGGGCGGCGGGACGGGGGTCCGCGACTTCGTCCGGCACGTCGGCGCGGTCGCCGTGGTGGCGCTCGACTCCGCCGGCCAGGTGGTGCTGATCCGCCAGTACCGGCACCCGGTGGGGCGGCACCTGTGGGAGCTGCCGGCCGGGCTGACGGACGTCTCCGGCGAGGACCTGGCCGCCGCCGCGGTCCGGGAGCTGGCCGAGGAGGTCGACCTCACCGCGGGGCGCATCGACGTCCTGGTGGACCTGCACAGCTCACCGGGCTTCACCAACGAGCTGGTCCGGGTCTTCCTGGCCCGGGACCTGGCCGACGTGCCGGCGGAGCAGCGGCACGAGCGTCACGAGGAGGAGGCCGACCTCCAGGTCGTCCGCATCGACCTGGACGAGGCGGTCCGCATGGTCCTCGCGGGCGAGATCACCAACGCCTCCTGCGTGGCCGGGCTGCTCGCCGCCGCCCGGGCCCGCGACACCGGCTGGTCGGCGCTGCGCCGGGCCGACGCGCCCCTGCCGGGCTGAGCCGGGAAGAACGTGAAGGGGCCGTGCGGTACGTCCGCACGGCCCCTTTCGTCGTTCCGGGTCGTCAGTCGCGCAGCGGCCGGCCCTGCCCGTCGACGCCACCGTTGATCAGGATCAGGACGCCGTCGACGAGGCCCCAGATGCCGCCGATGCCGCACGTCACGAGGGACACGATGAGCTGGATGACGCCGGTCTTGGTGTCGCCCATGTAGAAGCGGCCGACGCCGAAGGTGCCCAGCACGATCTGCAGGACGCCCGCGACGACCTTGCTCTTGTCGGAGACACCCGACGGGTACCCGGGCTGGTTGGGGAAGCCGGGCTGGTAAGGAGGTGTGGTCATGAGGCGACACCCTAGTGATCCACTGCTCTCCTGTCCGCAGCGGCACCCGAAGAGTGGGACGATAATGGATGAACACTGTCCTGACGGCTGAGGCGCGGGTCCCACCGCCGGCCCGGTTCACGCCTGACACATCGTCAGCGGGTGCGGGCACCGGATGTCACTGTGCTGCCTCATCGGGGGCGGCGACGCGCCTAGACTGCCGCCGGCGGGACCGGTGGACCGCGGCGGCAAAGGGGCCGTCGTGGCACCGCGCAGTCGGGGGAGCGCAGCCCCGAAGAGAGGTGTCTGCATCGTGAAGGTCGGAATCCCACGCGAGGTCAAGAACCACGAGTACCGCGTGGCGATCACGCCGGCGGGCGTCAACGAGTTCGTCCGCAGCGGTCACCAGGTCTTCGTCGAGTCCGGCGCCGGCGTCGGGTCCAGCATCGGCGACGACGAGTTCGCCGCCGCCGGTGCCAAGATCCTGGCCACCGCCGACGAGGTGTGGGAGACCGCCGAGCTGGTGCTCAAGGTCAAGGAGCCGATCGCCGAGGAGTACCACCGGATGCGTGAGGGGCAGGTGCTCTTCACCTACCTGCACCTGGCCGCCTCGAAGGCGTGCACCGACGCGCTGGTCGACCGCAAGGTCACCGGCATCGCGTACGAGACCGTCGAACTGCCCGACCGGTCGCTGCCGCTGCTCGCCCCGATGTCCGAGGTGGCCGGTCGCCTCGCCCCGCAGGTGGGCGCCTACCACCTTCAGCGGCAGGGCGGCGGGCGCGGCATCCTGATGGGCGGCGTCTCCGGCGTGTACGCCGCGAAGACGGTGGTCATCGGCGCCGGCGTCTCCGGCATGAACGCCGCCGCGATCGCGCTCGGCCTGCAGGCCGAGGTGCTGCTGCTGGACAAGAACGTCGCCCGGCTGCGCCAGGCCGACGCCATCTACCGGGGCCACCTGCAGACGGTCGCCTCCAACGCGTACGAGATCGAGCGGGCCGTGCTGGACGCGGACCTCGTCATCGGCGCGGTGCTGGTGCCCGGCGCGAAGGCCCCGACCCTGATCTCCAACGAGCTGGTCTCCCGGATGAAGCCGGGCAGCGTGCTTGTCGACATCTCCATCGACCAGGGTGGCTGCTTCGAGGACTCGCGTCCCACCACGCACGCCGAGCCGACCTACCAGGTGCACGACTCGATCTTCTACTGCGTGGCGAACATGCCGGGCGCGGTGCCGCACACCAGCACCTACGCGCTGACCAACGTCACCCTGCCGTACGCGCTGGAGCTGGCCAACCACGGCTGGCGCGAGGCGCTGCGTCGCGACCCGGCCCTGGCGCTGGGCCTGAACACCCACGACGGGCAGGTCACCTACGGCCCGGTCGCCGAGGCGCACGGCATGGCGCCCCTCGCGCTGGCCGACGCACTGGCCTGAGGGGTGGCGGGCTGATCGGCACACCGGACGGGGCCGGCGCGGGCGTGGAGCCCGCGCCGGCCCTGCGTCGTGCCGTCCGCGGCTACCTCGACCACCTCACCGTCGAACGGGGACTGTCGGCGAACACGCTCGCGTCGTACCGGCGGGACCTGGAGCGCTACCTGGCCACCCTGGCGGCGGCCGGCGTGCCGGACCTGGCCGCCGTCGGCCCGGGGCAGGTCGAGGCGCACCTGGCCCGGCTGCGCGCCGGCGACGAGGAGCATCCGCCGCTCGCGGTCGCCTCCGCCGCGCGGGCGGCCAGCGCGGTACGCGGCCTGCACCGGTTCGCGCTGCGTGAGGGGCTGGCCGGCGCCGACCCGAGCCGGGACGTCCGCCCGCCCACGCCGCCGCGCCGGCTGCCCCGCGCGCTGCCGGCCGACGCCGTGGTGCGGCTGCTGGAGACCGCCGGGTCGCTGACCGCCGCCGGCGACCAGGCGCCGCTCGCGCTGCGTGACCGGGCGCTGTTGGAGTTCCTGTACGGCACCGGGGCGCGGATCTCCGAGGCGGTCGGCGCCGCCGTGGACGACCTGGACGTGGACGAGGGCACCGTGCTGCTGCGCGGCAAGGGCGGCCGCACCCGGCTCGTCCCGGTCGGGGGGTACGCCGTCGAGGCGGTGCGGGCCTGGCTGGTGCGGGCCCGCCCCGGGCTCGCCGCCGCCGGCCGGGGCACCCCGGCGGTCTTCCTCAACGCCCGCGGCGGCGCGTTGACCCGGCAGGGCGCGTGGACCATCCTGCGACGCGCCGCCCAGCGGGCCGGGCTGCCGGTGGACGGCCCGGAGGCGGTCTCCCCGCACACCCTGCGCCACTCCTACGCCACCCACCTGCTCGACGGCGGCGCGGACGTACGGGTGGTGCAGGAACTGCTCGGCCACGCCTCGGTGACCACCACCCAGGTCTACACCCTGGTCACGGTCGAGCGGCTGCGCGAGGTGTACGCCACCGCCCATCCCCGGGCGCGGGGTTGACCCCGCCCGGCCCCGACCCCGCCCGGCCCCGACCCCGCCCGGCCCCGACCCCGCCCGGCCCCGACCCCGCCCGGCCCCGGCCCCGCCCGGCCCCGGCCCCGCCCGGCTCTGGCCCCGGCCCCGCCAGGCTCCGCCCCCGGCTCGGCCCCGGCTCCGGCCGCCGCTCGGCCCCGGCCCAGGCGCGGGACCGACCGCCGGGCGGCCCGCCAGGGTGATCGCCGCCGGCCGGCAGGGGCAGCGCGACGGTGTCCGGGGCGGCGCGCGCAGCACGCCGCCGGTGGCTGGCCTGGTCGGCGGGGCGGCGACACGCCGAGCGGGTGCGACCGGGCCGCCGGGCGGTGGCGTACAGTCGGCATCGGCGCGGACCTCCTGGGGCGATGGTGATGCAGACCGGGGTGCGCAGCGGCGCCGCGAAGGACGTCGGACGGCTCCGACGCCGGGTGGCCGTCGGGAGGGGGCAACGAGCACATGGCTGGCAACGGTGACCGTGCCGAGACCTGGACGTCGGAGCTCCGCGAGCAGCAGGCCACGCTCGGGGCGGATCTCGGTCCGGCGGATCCGGCGGCATACACGATGCGTAAGCCGATTCCCGAGCCGATGCCGACCGACCGGCACGGCCCGGCGCGGATCATCGCGATGGCCAACCAGAAGGGTGGTGTGGGCAAGACCACCACGACCATCAACCTGGGCGCCGCACTGGCCGAGTACGGCCGCAAGGTGCTGCTTGTCGACTTCGACCCGCAGGGCGCCCTCTCGGTCGGGCTGGGGGTCAACCCGCACAACCTCGACCTGTCGGTCTACAACCTGCTCATGCAGGACGACGTCACCGCCGAGGACGTCCTGATCAAGACCGACGTGGCGGGGCTGCACCTGCTGCCCGCCAACATCGACCTCTCCGCGGCCGAGATCCAGCTGGTCAACGAGGTCGCCCGGGAGATGGCCCTGGCCCGTGTGCTCCGGTCGGTCCGCAAGGAGTACGACTACATCCTGATCGACTGCCAGCCCTCGCTGGGCCTGCTGGCGATCAACGCGCTGACCGTGGCGCACGGCGTGCTCATCCCGCTGGAGTGCGAGTTCTTCAGCCTGCGCGGGGTGGCCCTGCTGCTGGACACCATCGACAAGGTGCGCGAGCGGCTCAACTTCGACCTGGAGCTCGAGGGCATCCTCGCCACCATGTACGACAGCCGCACCACCCACTGCCGCCAGGTGCTCCAGCGGGTGGTGGAGGCCTTCGGCGACAAGGTCTACCAGACGGTGATCACCAAGACCGTCAAGTTCCCCGAGTCCACCGTCGCCGGTGCCCCGATCACCACGCTCGACCCGGCCTCGTCCGGCGCCCGCAACTACCGTCAGCTGGCCCGCGAGGTGATCGCCGCCCAGGCCGAGCGGTAGGCCGGCGTGCACCTTCGCGTCGAGCCGGCCGGGGCGTGGACTACGGTCTTCCGGTGACCGCGCCACCCCTCGACCCTCCGACGACGCCGGAGCAGCCGCCCGTACGGGCCGCCGAGGCCGTCGCCGAGGTGCCGACGGATCCGGCCGGCGTGCCCGAGGCGGCGGTGGAGAGCGGCGGGTTCACCGTCCGGCTGGCGAACTTCACCGGCCCGTTCGACCTGCTGCTCCAGCTCATCGGCAAGCACAAGCTCGACGTGACCGAGGTGGCGCTGCACCGGGTCACCGACGAGTTCATCGCCTACATCCGCGCGATGGGCGACCAGTGGGACCTGGACGAGGCCAGCGAGTTCCTGCTCATCGCCGCGACGCTGCTCGACCTGAAGGCGGCCCGGCTGCTGCCCGCCGCCGAGGTCGAGGACGAGGAGGACCTCGCGCTGCTGGAGGCGCGGGACCTGCTCTTCGCCCGGCTGTTGCAGTACAAGGCGTACAAGGAGGCGGCGGCGCACATCGCCGCGCTGGAGGAGGTCGGCGGCCGGCGCTACCCCCGCGCGGTCACCCTGGAGGCCCGGTACGCCGACGCGCTGCCCGACCTGGTGCTCGGCATCGGCCCGGAACGGCTGCTGAAGCTGGCGGTCAGGGCGATGACGCCGAAGCCGGTGCCCGAGGTCTCCATCGCCCACGTGCACATGGTCCGGGTCAGCGTCCGGGAGCACGCGGGCATCCTCACCGAGCGGCTGCGCCGGGTCGGCACGGCCACCTTCTCGCTGCTCTGCGCCGACTGCGAGGCCACCCTGGAGGTGGTGGCCCGGTTCCTGGCCCTGCTGGAGCTCTACCGGGAGGGCCTGGTCGCCTTCGTTCAGGAGCAGGCCCTGGAGGAGCTGACCGTACGCTGGACCGGTCCCGCCGACGGCGGCCCCGACCTGCACGTCGACGAGTACGCCGGCACCCCGCCCGAGTCGGCGGGCTCCGATCCGTTGCCGGCCGCGTCGACCGAGCGGCGGCCGGTGTCGGACGGCATGGCCGAGTCGGCCTCGACGTTGGCCGAGCCGGCGGGCTCCGGCCCGCTGCCGGCGGCGGCCGAGCGGCGGCCGGTGTGGGACGGCACGGCGGACGAGAGCGGCTCAGACGCGGTCGCAGGTGCGCTGCCGGCCGACACCGCATCGGCGGCGGACGCCGGGCCGGCCGTGCTCGACAGCGACTCGATGCCGGGTGCGACGGCGGACACCGAATCGGTGGTCGACAACGGCTCGGCGCCGCCTGCGGTGGCGGACGTCGGTTCGGTGGCCGACGCCGGAACGGCAGAGGCTGACAGCGGGGCGGCGTCGGGTGTGGCGGTGGTGGAGAGCGGGACGTCGCCGGGTGTGGCGGCGGACGAGAGCGGGGCGGCGACGCCGGAGGAGCGAGCGGGATGAGCAGCGACGAGCGTCGGGACTCCCTGGCCGACCAGGCCGCCGCCTGGGTGCCGCCCTGGCAGCGCCCCACGACCCCCGCCGCGGCCCCCGAAGCCGGAGATCTTGGTAGTTCCGCGCCCCCTGAGGGGCCTGAACCTACCAAGATCTCCGAGGACTCCGACGCCGCACGGGAGGCGGGCGCGGGGGCGGGCTTCGAGGATTCCGACGCCGCGCCCGGCGCGGAGGTGGGCTCGGGCGCGGCGACTGCCAACGGGGATCAGCCCAGGGAGCCGGCAGGACCTGAGGAGCCGGCATCGGCGGCTGGGCTTGAAGCGCCGGCACCGGCGGCAGGGCCTGAGGAGCCGGCATCGGCGGTCGGCCCGGCGGGGTCGGCACCGGTGGCCGGGTCGGCGGGGCCAGCAGGGTCGGCGGGGGAGAGCGGGGCCGCGGTCGGGTCGGCGGGAAGGGGACCGGCGGGGGAGAGCGGGGCTGCGGTCGGGTCGGCGGGGCGGGGACCGACGGGGGGCGTACCCGCGAAGGGGCCGGCGGGGCGGCGGCGGGCGGTGCCCGAGCCGGCGCCGGAACTCGACGACGCGGAGCTGCGCGGGGCGCTGGAGGCGATCCTGCTGGTGGTGGACGAGCCGGTCAGCGAGCTGGTCCTCGCCCAGGTGCTGGAGCAGCCCGCCGAGCGGATCGGGCCGGTGCTGGACGAGATCGCCGCGGGCTACACGGCCGCCGGACACGGCTTCGAGCTGCGCCGGGCCGCGGGTGGCTGGCGTCTCTACACCCGCCCGGAATACGCCACCTACGTGGAACGGTTCGTACTGGACGGGCAGTCCGTGCGGCTGACCCAGGCCGCGCTGGAGACACTGGCCGTGGTCGCCTACAAGCAGCCCGTGACGCGGTCGCGGATCTCCGCCATCCGGGGTGTCAACTGCGACGGGGTGATCCGTACCCTGGTCTCCCGCGGGTTGGTCGAGGAGTGCGGCACCGAACCGGACAGCGGGGCGTTCCTCTACCGGACCACCACGATGTTCCTGGAGAAGCTCGGGCTGAACAGCGTCGACGACCTCCCGCCGCTGGCCCCGTTCCTTCCCGACGACGTAGAAGAGCTTGCCGATGCCACGCGATGACCGCACGCCCCGCCCCGACGCGCCCGCCTTCGAGGGGGCCGAGCGCCTGCAGAAGGTGCTGGCCGCCGCCGGCGTGGGTTCCCGGCGCGCCTGCGAGGACCTGATCTTCCGTCGCCGGGTCACCGTCGACGGCCGGGTCGCCCAGCTCGGCGACAAGGTCGACCCCGCCACCGCCGTGATCCACGTCGACGGCGAGCGCCTCGTCGCCGACACCCGACTGGTCTACCTGGCCATGAACAAGCCCCGCGGGGTCGTCTCCACGATGGCCGACGAGAAGGGCCGCACGGCGCTCGCCGACTTCCTCGGCAACCGGGTGGAGCAGCGGGTCTACCACGTCGGGCGGCTCGACGCCGACAGCGAGGGCCTGCTGCTGCTCACCAACGACGGCACCCTCGCGCACAAGCTGATGCACCCGTCGTACGGGGTGCAGAAGACGTACCTGTGCGAGGTGTCCGGGCCGATCCCGCGCAACCTCGGCAAGCGGCTGATGGCCGGCGTGGAACTCGAGGACGGGCCGGCGAAGGTCGACTCCTTCCGGGTGGTGGACACGCTGGGACGGACCGCCCAGGTGGAGCTGAGCCTGCACGAGGGACGCAAGCACATCGTCCGCCGCCTGCTCGGCGAGGCGGGCCATCCGGTGAGCCGGCTGGTGCGTACCGCGATCGGGCCGATCCGGCTGGGCGACCTGCGCGCCGGGCGGACGCGGCGGCTGACCAACGCGGAGGTCGCCGCCCTGTTCAAGGCCGTGGGTGACTGACCCCCGAGTTCGGGGTACGGCTGCCGGTAGGCTCCCTGGCGGCCCGGCGCGGGCGGCGCCCACCGGGCGGCGCGACGCCGGGCATCATTGAGAACGTTTGGACAACCGCTCGCGACACATCCGGTGTTTCGTGAGGTACGGGCTGAGGAGGACGACGGTGGAGGAAAACGAACGGGCCGGGCGATGTGTGGTCGCTGTGGACGGACCGTCCGGTTCGGGTAAGTCCACCGTCTCCCGGCGGCTCGCCGTCGGCCTCGGTGCCCGCTATCTCGACACCGGCGCCATGTACCGCGCCATCACCTGGGCGGTGCTGCGCTCGGGGGTCGACCTGACCGACGCCGAGTCGGTGGCCAAGGTCGCCGGCGAGGTGGACCTGCGCATCGGCACCGACCCGCAGGGGTACGGCGTGACCGCCGACGGCGTGAACGTCGACGCCGAGATCCGCGGGCCGGAGGTGACCGCGGCGGTCTCCGCCGTGGCCGCCGTGCCGGCGGTGCGCGCGCTGCTGGTCACCCGGCAACAGGAGATGATCACCAATGCCGGCCGGATCGTGGTCGAGGGCCGCGACATCGGGTCCGTGGTGGCCCCGGACGCCGACCTGAAGGTCTACCTCACCGCCTCCGAGGCGGCCCGGGCCGCCCGACGCAGCGCCGAGGACGCCACCGACGTGGCGGCGACGGCGGCCGACCTGGCCCGGCGGGACCGGCTCGACTCGACGCGCAAGGCCGACCCGCTGACCCAGGCCGCCGACGCCGTGGTGCTGGACACCACCGAGTTGGGCATCGACGAGGTCGTCGGGCGCCTGCGCGACCTGCTGACCGATCGGGGTGTGGCATGACCGACACCGACGGGTGGATCGAGCTGCGGGAACCGGACGTAGACACCGAGGAGCCGACCGGTCCGCAGCCGGTCGTGGCCGTGGTCGGCCGCCCCAACGTGGGCAAGTCGACCCTGGTCAACCGGATCATCGGTCGCCGTCAGGCGGTCGTCGAGGACGTCCCCGGGGTCACCCGGGACCGGGTGCCGTACGACGCGCAGTGGGCCGGCCGGCAGTTCACCGTGGTGGACACCGGCGGCTGGGAGCCCGACGCCAAGGACCGGGCCGCCGCCATCGCGGCGCAGGCCGAGACGGCGGTCGTCACGGCCGACGTGGTGCTGTTCGTGGTCGACGCGATGGTCGGCTCGACGGACGTGGACGAGGCGGCCGTACGGATGCTGCGCCGCAGCGCCAAGCCGGTGATCCTGGTCGCGAACAAGGCCGACAACACCACCATCGAGATGGAGGCCACCTCGCTGTGGTCGCTGGGCCTGGGTGAGCCGTACCCGGTGTCGGCGCTGCACGGACGTGGCTCCGGCGACCTGCTCGACGCCATCATGGCCGCGCTGCCGGAGGCCCCGAAGATCGTCGAGAACCGCCCGCGCGGCCCGCGCCGGGTGGCCCTCGTCGGCCGGCCGAACGTCGGCAAGTCCAGCCTGCTCAACCGCTTCTCGGGCGAGGAGCGGGCGGTCGTCGACTCGGTCGCCGGCACCACCGTGGACCCGGTCGACAGCCTGGTCGAGATCGGCGGGGAGACCTGGCAGCTCGTCGACACGGCGGGCCTGCGCAAGCGGGTCGGCAAGGCCAGCGGCACCGAGTACTACGCCAGCCTGCGGACCGCCGGGGCGATCGAGGCCGCCGAGGTCGCCGTGGTGCTGCTGGACTCCAGCGAGCCCATCAGCGAGCAGGACCAGCGGATCCTGTCCATGGTCACCGAGGCCGGGCGGGCGCTGGTGATCGCCTTCAACAAGTGGGACCTGGTCGACGCCGACCGCCGGTACTACCTGGACAAGGAGATCGAGCGCGAGCTGCGCCGCATCCCGTGGGCGATCCGGCTCAACCTGTCGGCGCAGACCGGCCGGGCGGTCGACAAGCTCGCGCCGGCGCTGCGCAAGGCCCTGGCCAGCTGGGAGACCCGCGTACCGACCGCGCAGCTCAACTCGTGGCTGACCGCGCTGGTGCAGGCGACCCCGCACCCGGTGCGGGGCGGTCGGGCGCCGAAGATCCTCTTCGCCACCCAGGCGGGCGTGGCGCCGCCGCGCTTCGTACTGTTCACCACGGCTCCGCTGGACGCCGGCTACCAGCGGTTCGTCGAGCGAAAGCTGCGCGAGGAGTTCGGCTACGAGGGCAGCCCGATCGAGATCTCCGTACGCCCCCGCAAGAAGCTCGGCCCCGGCGGCCGGGGCAAGGCGCACGGCTGACCCGCCCGATCTGAAGCCGGGTGGGAGCACGCTCCCACCCGGCTTTTCCGCAGCCATCAACTTCCCTATCCTCCTAGGACGGTTTGCGGAATGTGCGCGGTACGACGCGTTCCGGCGCGGGAGGGGGCAGTGCGGACGGCGCGAAGATCCTGCGCTAAGCTGTACCGGCTGTCGCGGGGAGATCCGCGCGGGAGCATCGGGACGTGGCGCAGCTTGGTAGCGCACTTGACTGGGGGTCAAGGGGTCGTCGGTTCGAATCCGGCCGTCCCGACAGTAAAACAGCAGGTCAGGGCCTTGATTCACCTACTCGGATCAGGGCTCTTTCGCTGTTCCGTTTCACGTACGCCCGTACTGTTTCAGTCTGTGGTCCTGGCGTCACCCGAACAGCCGTGTTTCGAGGTGGTCGGCGGCCACCTTGAGGTGACTGCTGTCGGGGTGGACGTAGACCCGCTTGGCCAGCGTTGCCCACGTCGGCGTGGCCGGCCCAGGCGGCGAGCACGACGTCGGCGAGGTATGTCAGGCAGGCATGCCGGGCGTCGTACGGTCGGACCTTGCGCATTCCGAGTTTGGCCATCAGTTCGTACACCCGGCGGCGCAGCCAGTCGGTGCGCTGCG is drawn from Micromonospora sp. NBC_01740 and contains these coding sequences:
- the der gene encoding ribosome biogenesis GTPase Der produces the protein MTDTDGWIELREPDVDTEEPTGPQPVVAVVGRPNVGKSTLVNRIIGRRQAVVEDVPGVTRDRVPYDAQWAGRQFTVVDTGGWEPDAKDRAAAIAAQAETAVVTADVVLFVVDAMVGSTDVDEAAVRMLRRSAKPVILVANKADNTTIEMEATSLWSLGLGEPYPVSALHGRGSGDLLDAIMAALPEAPKIVENRPRGPRRVALVGRPNVGKSSLLNRFSGEERAVVDSVAGTTVDPVDSLVEIGGETWQLVDTAGLRKRVGKASGTEYYASLRTAGAIEAAEVAVVLLDSSEPISEQDQRILSMVTEAGRALVIAFNKWDLVDADRRYYLDKEIERELRRIPWAIRLNLSAQTGRAVDKLAPALRKALASWETRVPTAQLNSWLTALVQATPHPVRGGRAPKILFATQAGVAPPRFVLFTTAPLDAGYQRFVERKLREEFGYEGSPIEISVRPRKKLGPGGRGKAHG